Proteins from a genomic interval of Nocardia sp. BMG51109:
- a CDS encoding sensor histidine kinase produces MVEAAHPAVAEGFASRREAIILRYREGLEAASSPLVADEELWAECAARAREVVADCAESLVTGRPVLGRDNLDVVTSMAEQRAKRGIHPDSSVRSAMFLFELMVDELHDAARLWPDCAENMDVAMITLGRGLFARLEAGANGYDAYLSNRIGTLNDSGRRRLARDLHDRLGSILSTSMRQLEISAADGYMGTPEIHAAIETLAEAIRQVSDVITDLRLKDDGESLNRALHAFVMAMRSAEPDVEIDISGVEHWVDRETLDEVFLILREALRNVFAHAGARRALVTVDIAPHEIVAVVADDGVGFDEATVERGNGLQSMAERAELLSGSVAVESVPDRGTHVKLWVPIGNVPARSS; encoded by the coding sequence GTGGTAGAGGCAGCCCACCCGGCGGTCGCCGAAGGTTTCGCAAGCCGGCGAGAGGCGATCATCCTTCGGTACCGCGAGGGACTGGAAGCTGCCAGTAGCCCATTGGTCGCCGATGAGGAGCTGTGGGCCGAGTGTGCGGCACGGGCCAGGGAGGTGGTGGCGGATTGCGCGGAGTCGCTGGTGACCGGTCGCCCGGTGCTGGGGCGTGACAATCTGGACGTGGTCACCTCCATGGCCGAGCAGCGCGCGAAGCGGGGGATCCACCCGGACAGCTCGGTCCGCTCCGCGATGTTCCTGTTCGAGTTGATGGTCGACGAACTCCACGATGCGGCGCGTTTGTGGCCGGACTGCGCCGAGAACATGGACGTCGCCATGATCACCCTCGGGCGCGGACTGTTCGCCAGGCTCGAAGCAGGCGCCAACGGATACGACGCCTACCTGTCGAATCGAATCGGCACGCTCAATGATTCGGGACGCCGCAGGTTAGCGCGTGACCTCCATGATCGGCTCGGCAGCATCCTCAGCACGTCCATGCGGCAACTGGAAATATCTGCCGCCGACGGTTACATGGGCACACCGGAAATACACGCGGCGATCGAAACTCTGGCCGAGGCCATTCGTCAGGTGTCCGACGTGATCACCGATCTGCGGTTGAAGGACGACGGGGAAAGCCTGAACAGAGCCCTCCACGCCTTCGTCATGGCTATGCGTTCGGCCGAGCCGGACGTCGAGATCGATATCAGCGGCGTGGAGCATTGGGTGGATCGCGAGACGTTGGACGAGGTCTTCCTGATCCTGCGGGAAGCCCTGCGCAACGTCTTCGCCCACGCCGGCGCGCGGCGGGCGTTGGTCACCGTCGACATCGCTCCGCACGAGATCGTCGCCGTGGTCGCCGACGACGGTGTCGGGTTCGACGAGGCGACAGTGGAGCGCGGCAACGGTTTACAGTCGATGGCCGAGCGTGCGGAGTTGCTGTCGGGATCGGTGGCGGTGGAGTCGGTACCGGATCGTGGTACGCACGTGAAACTGTGGGTCCCGATCGGGAATGTTCCGGCCCGCTCGTCGTGA
- a CDS encoding thioesterase II family protein, with amino-acid sequence MDPTDTIDSALWLRSFHSAPGAPVRLVCFPHAGGSASYFWPFSAVLASAVEVQAVQYPGRQDRHNEPLVDNLDELADVVTRALDEYDDMPTAFFGHSMGATLAYEVARRWSLRGRAPVCLFASGRRAPSLRPPVPVPMMSDNDALAELKRLNGTDSRLMDDQEMLRLVLPVIRNDFRAAESYRFVPGTDLSCPIITLRGADDPRVFAADADHWRYHTTGPFSSYTFDGGHFYTDTRYKEVAQLVEGELARLLQVAGE; translated from the coding sequence ATGGATCCGACCGACACCATCGACTCCGCGCTGTGGTTGCGGAGCTTCCACTCGGCGCCCGGCGCGCCCGTGCGGCTGGTCTGCTTCCCGCACGCCGGCGGGTCGGCCAGCTACTTCTGGCCGTTCTCCGCCGTGCTGGCCTCCGCCGTAGAGGTACAGGCGGTGCAGTATCCGGGTAGACAGGATCGGCACAACGAACCGCTGGTCGACAATCTCGACGAACTCGCCGACGTGGTGACCCGAGCGCTGGATGAATACGACGACATGCCGACCGCCTTCTTCGGACACAGCATGGGCGCGACCCTCGCTTACGAGGTGGCGCGCCGGTGGTCGCTACGCGGCCGGGCCCCGGTGTGCCTGTTCGCCTCCGGCCGGCGTGCCCCTTCGCTGCGCCCGCCCGTCCCGGTGCCGATGATGTCCGACAACGATGCGCTGGCGGAGCTGAAACGGCTCAACGGCACCGACTCCCGGCTGATGGACGACCAGGAAATGCTGCGGCTGGTTCTCCCCGTGATCCGCAACGACTTTCGCGCCGCCGAGTCGTATCGGTTCGTGCCGGGCACCGATCTGAGCTGCCCGATCATCACGCTGCGCGGGGCCGACGATCCACGCGTCTTCGCCGCGGACGCCGACCACTGGCGCTACCACACCACGGGCCCCTTCTCGTCGTATACGTTCGACGGCGGGCACTTCTACACCGATACGCGGTACAAGGAGGTCGCACAACTCGTCGAGGGCGAACTCGCCCGCCTCTTGCAGGTGGCGGGCGAATGA
- a CDS encoding type I polyketide synthase yields MAADQNNDIVGALRRSIRETERLRRQNQQLLDRASEPLAIVGMSCRFPGGVGSPEELWELVAGGRDALSPFPGDRGWDLERLYHPDPDHPGTAYTREGGFVDGAGDFDADFFGVSPREALVMDPQQRLLLEGTWEALEDAGIDPMSLSGTDTGVFCGLMYADYQFGAGLSDRRPEIEGYLMIASAASVAAGRISYTFGFEGPAVSVDTACSASLVAIDQACTALRAGDCSLAVAGGVTVLARPNIFVEFSRQRGISPDGRCKSYAAAADGVGWGEGAGLLVLERLSDARRHGHRVLAVVRGSAVNQDGASNGLTAPNGPSQERVIRRALANSGLRAADIDAVDGHGTGTTLGDPIEVEALLATYGRERSNGPLRLGSVKSNIGHTQAAAGVASMIKMVMAMRHETLPPTLHVDSPSPHVEWDAGEIELLTEARKWSRNGRVRRAGVSSFGIGGTNAHLILEEAPPELGAPAATPGERPLSVVPVLISARGEAALRAQADRLRAYLIARPEVSLLDVGFSQVTTRAQLDRRAAVVATDRGSLLSGLRALSSGDPASNVVMGQAAGGKAVFVFPGQGAQWVGMAVELLASAPVFAEEIAACEAALSRHVDWRLGDVLRGMPGAPSLDRVDVVQPALFSVMVALARLWRSQGVEPVAVVGHSQGEIAAAYVAGALSLDDAARVVALRSRLIGEQLAGAGGMASIALAVERVEELIEPYGGRVSVAAVNGPAAVVVSGETQALDELLATCDRTEVRARRVAVDYASHSAQVESIEQELIELLATVEPATGRIPFYSTVVGEFIDTATLDAGYWYRNLRGRVGFEPAIRALADNRTNCFVEISPHPVLTMAVDETVQTTGSAGRIAVVGSLRRDEGGPERFALSLSEVHTAGIAVDWPGYFAETGAARVALPTYAFQRSRFWLLPGAAAGDVGAAGLGRVEHPILVAAVRVGDRDEWVFTGRISQQTHPWTRDHAVFGTVLVPGAALVESTLTAAAEVGCPVLDELVLEAPLVLGDETAQRIQITIGPADADGRREVAIYSHPELAEAEAPEVTRHARGWLATDAPPPEPFPRQWPPLGAEPVAVAAFYARLADIGLDYGPLFQGVGAAWRSGNEVYAEVSLPEDAGGGGFGIHPALFDAALHCAMVDKDANSAPELPFSWSGVRLGQSGADRVWVRISAAGESAVRVDIVDATGAPVLAVDALTLRATHADQLGRAANGEQDSLFQLDWVTVTAPASPPAEIVVLGECACAGARFTDPDSLERSIAEGAATPDAVLVSVPANDDGSAVVRAHTGTTHMLELTQRLLASERLAGIRLVVVTRNAVAAGARMPDITQSAIWGLVHSAQSEHPDRLLLVDLDDGDEPDWSALLELDEPQLAVRDGALLAPRLARAGLAETEAPWRLSTTGKGSLENLAIVPADGGRPLGADEVRIGIRAAGLNFRDVLIALGMYPGDAPLGSEAAGVVLEVGSGVGDLAPGDRVFGLIPDAFAPIAVADRRTIVPVPRCFSFTEAAAVPVVYLTAYYGLVDLAGLRAGERLLVHAAAGGVGMAAVQLAQHFGAEVFATASTPKRDAVRALGIADERIFSSRDLDFRDAVLRATDGAGVDVILNSLAGRFVDATLELLPRGGRFIEMGKTDIRDPEVVARDHADVRYRSYDLIEAGPERIQRMLTEIVGLFEQGVLTPSPIQAWDVRRGHEAFRYLREGRNVGKVVLTVPAPPDPAGTVLITGGTGGLGALFAKHLVARHGARELLLVSRRGAAAEGVDELVTELAELGARVRVEACDVSDRDQLAALLRSVTRPLTAVIHTAGVLDDSLVESMTPAQLERVLRPKLDAALHLHELTAELDLSAFVLFSSAAALLGNPGQANYAAANSAVDALAERRQAAGLPALSLAWGLWADATGMTGELTEADLARMERTGVGALPAELGLELFDRSVGTEAALLAPVRLDPAALRSQARSGLLPALLRGLVRDRPRRTQSGGGSLAQRLAGVAADDREQVVLEIVQTQVAAVLGHASGSAIDAERAFKNLGFDSLAAVELRNRLTQATGTRLPATLIFDYPTPTAVARLLLAEHGGGVAEPVSSPLDDALRHLETALGAVASDEQQLVELEPRLRVLGNRLRSLLNGTNGYGIDTDDDADDLDVASDNEMYALIDRELGSA; encoded by the coding sequence ATGGCCGCCGATCAGAACAACGACATCGTCGGAGCCCTCCGGAGGTCGATCAGGGAGACCGAGCGGCTGCGGCGGCAGAACCAGCAGTTGCTGGACCGGGCGAGTGAGCCGTTGGCGATCGTCGGCATGAGCTGCCGATTCCCGGGCGGGGTCGGCTCACCGGAGGAGCTGTGGGAGCTCGTCGCCGGTGGCCGCGACGCACTGTCCCCGTTTCCCGGCGATCGCGGCTGGGATCTGGAGCGGCTGTACCACCCGGATCCGGACCACCCCGGAACCGCGTACACCCGCGAGGGCGGATTCGTCGACGGGGCAGGGGATTTCGATGCGGACTTCTTCGGGGTGAGCCCCCGCGAGGCGCTGGTCATGGACCCGCAGCAGCGGCTGCTGCTGGAGGGCACCTGGGAGGCGCTCGAGGATGCGGGCATCGACCCGATGTCGTTGTCCGGTACCGATACCGGCGTTTTCTGCGGTCTCATGTACGCGGACTACCAGTTCGGTGCGGGGCTCAGCGACCGGCGGCCGGAGATCGAGGGCTACCTGATGATCGCCTCCGCGGCCAGCGTGGCCGCGGGTCGGATCAGTTACACCTTCGGCTTCGAGGGACCTGCCGTCAGCGTGGACACGGCGTGCTCGGCCTCGCTGGTGGCGATCGATCAGGCGTGTACAGCGTTGCGGGCCGGGGATTGCTCGCTGGCCGTCGCCGGTGGCGTGACCGTTCTGGCCCGGCCGAACATTTTCGTGGAGTTCAGTCGGCAGCGCGGGATCTCACCGGACGGCCGGTGTAAGTCCTACGCCGCCGCCGCCGATGGTGTCGGGTGGGGCGAAGGGGCGGGCCTGCTCGTGCTGGAGCGTCTTTCGGATGCCCGACGACATGGGCACCGGGTGCTTGCGGTGGTCCGCGGCAGCGCGGTGAACCAGGACGGTGCGAGCAACGGGCTGACCGCGCCGAACGGCCCCTCGCAGGAGCGGGTGATCCGCCGGGCACTGGCCAATTCCGGGCTGCGTGCCGCCGACATCGATGCGGTGGACGGACACGGCACCGGCACCACGCTGGGCGATCCGATCGAGGTGGAGGCACTGCTGGCGACCTACGGCCGGGAGCGGTCGAACGGTCCGCTGCGGCTCGGTTCGGTCAAGTCGAATATCGGGCATACGCAGGCCGCGGCAGGCGTCGCGAGCATGATCAAGATGGTCATGGCCATGCGGCACGAGACGTTGCCGCCGACCCTGCACGTGGATTCGCCGTCGCCGCATGTGGAGTGGGACGCGGGCGAGATCGAGTTGCTGACCGAAGCGCGCAAGTGGTCGCGGAACGGCCGGGTGCGACGGGCGGGTGTTTCGTCGTTCGGGATCGGCGGCACGAACGCGCACCTGATTTTGGAGGAGGCGCCGCCGGAACTCGGTGCGCCGGCCGCGACGCCGGGCGAACGACCGTTGAGCGTGGTTCCGGTGCTGATCTCGGCGCGCGGGGAGGCGGCGCTGCGGGCGCAGGCGGATCGGCTGCGGGCGTACCTGATCGCCCGACCGGAGGTGTCGTTGCTGGACGTCGGATTCTCGCAGGTCACGACACGTGCTCAGCTCGACCGTCGGGCCGCGGTGGTGGCCACCGATCGCGGATCGTTGCTGAGCGGACTGCGCGCGCTGTCCAGCGGTGACCCTGCGTCGAACGTGGTCATGGGACAGGCGGCCGGTGGCAAAGCTGTTTTCGTATTTCCGGGGCAGGGTGCGCAGTGGGTGGGTATGGCGGTGGAACTACTGGCGTCGGCTCCGGTGTTCGCCGAGGAGATCGCCGCATGCGAAGCGGCGCTGTCGCGCCATGTCGATTGGCGGCTCGGCGACGTGCTGCGCGGTATGCCCGGCGCACCGTCGCTGGACCGGGTCGATGTCGTTCAGCCCGCCCTGTTCTCGGTGATGGTCGCGCTTGCCCGGCTGTGGCGCTCGCAGGGCGTGGAACCGGTTGCGGTGGTGGGGCATTCGCAGGGTGAGATCGCGGCGGCCTATGTTGCGGGCGCGTTGTCGCTGGACGATGCCGCCCGGGTGGTGGCGCTGCGCTCGCGGTTGATCGGGGAGCAGCTGGCGGGCGCGGGTGGGATGGCGTCGATCGCGCTCGCGGTCGAACGGGTCGAGGAATTGATCGAGCCCTACGGCGGTCGAGTGTCCGTCGCTGCGGTGAACGGCCCTGCCGCCGTGGTTGTTTCGGGGGAGACCCAGGCATTGGATGAGCTGCTTGCCACCTGTGACCGCACCGAGGTCCGGGCTCGCCGGGTGGCTGTGGACTATGCCTCGCATTCGGCTCAGGTCGAGTCCATCGAACAGGAGCTGATCGAACTGCTGGCCACGGTGGAACCGGCAACGGGTCGAATCCCGTTCTACTCCACCGTGGTCGGTGAGTTCATCGACACCGCGACGCTGGATGCCGGGTACTGGTACCGGAATCTGCGCGGTCGCGTCGGTTTCGAACCGGCGATCCGTGCCTTGGCGGACAACCGGACGAATTGCTTCGTCGAGATCTCCCCGCATCCGGTGCTGACGATGGCCGTCGACGAAACGGTGCAGACCACGGGCAGTGCGGGCCGGATCGCGGTGGTCGGGTCGTTGCGTCGCGACGAGGGCGGTCCCGAGCGCTTCGCGCTCTCGTTGTCCGAGGTGCATACCGCCGGTATCGCGGTGGACTGGCCGGGGTACTTCGCCGAGACCGGCGCGGCACGGGTCGCTCTGCCGACGTACGCGTTTCAGCGGAGCCGATTCTGGCTGCTGCCCGGTGCGGCGGCGGGCGACGTCGGCGCGGCGGGGCTCGGCCGGGTCGAGCATCCGATTCTCGTCGCCGCGGTACGGGTCGGCGATCGGGACGAATGGGTGTTCACCGGCCGTATCTCGCAGCAGACCCATCCGTGGACGCGCGATCACGCGGTGTTCGGGACGGTGCTCGTGCCCGGCGCCGCGCTGGTCGAGTCGACCCTGACGGCCGCCGCGGAGGTGGGCTGCCCGGTGTTGGACGAACTGGTGCTCGAGGCGCCCCTGGTCCTCGGCGACGAGACTGCCCAGCGCATCCAGATCACCATCGGCCCGGCAGACGCGGACGGACGTCGTGAGGTCGCGATCTATTCTCACCCCGAGCTTGCGGAAGCGGAGGCGCCGGAGGTGACCAGGCACGCGCGCGGCTGGTTGGCCACGGATGCGCCGCCGCCCGAGCCCTTCCCGCGGCAGTGGCCGCCGCTCGGCGCGGAACCTGTTGCCGTGGCGGCTTTCTACGCGCGGCTCGCCGATATCGGGCTGGACTACGGACCCCTGTTCCAAGGCGTCGGAGCGGCCTGGCGCAGCGGTAACGAGGTCTACGCCGAGGTGTCGTTGCCCGAAGACGCCGGAGGCGGTGGCTTCGGCATCCATCCTGCGCTGTTCGACGCGGCATTGCATTGCGCGATGGTGGACAAGGACGCGAACTCGGCGCCGGAGTTGCCGTTCTCGTGGTCGGGAGTGCGACTCGGGCAGTCCGGCGCCGACCGAGTGTGGGTAAGGATCAGTGCCGCAGGCGAATCCGCGGTACGCGTCGATATCGTCGATGCCACCGGGGCTCCGGTGCTGGCGGTCGATGCCCTCACCCTTCGCGCGACGCACGCCGATCAGCTCGGCCGCGCGGCGAACGGTGAGCAGGACTCCTTGTTCCAGCTCGACTGGGTCACGGTGACCGCACCGGCATCGCCGCCGGCGGAGATCGTGGTATTGGGCGAATGTGCGTGCGCGGGTGCGCGGTTCACCGATCCGGACAGTCTGGAGCGGAGCATCGCGGAGGGGGCGGCAACGCCGGACGCGGTCCTCGTGTCGGTACCGGCGAACGACGACGGTTCCGCGGTGGTCCGCGCGCACACCGGCACCACGCATATGCTCGAGCTGACGCAGCGTCTGCTGGCGAGCGAACGGCTCGCCGGCATCAGACTCGTCGTGGTGACACGCAACGCGGTCGCGGCCGGCGCACGGATGCCGGACATCACCCAGTCCGCGATCTGGGGACTGGTACACAGTGCGCAATCCGAGCACCCGGACCGGTTGTTGCTCGTGGACCTCGACGACGGCGACGAACCGGACTGGAGTGCCCTTCTCGAACTGGACGAACCGCAGCTCGCTGTCCGTGACGGCGCGTTACTCGCGCCCCGGCTCGCCAGAGCCGGCCTGGCGGAAACCGAGGCGCCGTGGCGGTTGTCGACCACGGGCAAGGGGTCGCTGGAGAATCTGGCGATCGTGCCCGCCGACGGCGGACGGCCCCTGGGCGCCGACGAGGTTCGGATCGGTATCCGTGCGGCGGGACTGAACTTTCGTGACGTTCTCATCGCACTCGGCATGTACCCCGGTGATGCGCCGCTCGGCAGCGAGGCCGCGGGTGTGGTGCTCGAAGTCGGTTCCGGTGTCGGCGATCTCGCCCCGGGTGACCGCGTATTCGGCTTGATCCCCGACGCATTCGCCCCGATCGCGGTGGCCGACCGGCGCACGATCGTGCCGGTGCCGCGGTGCTTTTCCTTCACCGAGGCGGCGGCGGTTCCCGTGGTGTATCTGACCGCTTACTACGGTCTCGTCGATCTCGCCGGTCTGCGGGCGGGCGAGCGACTGCTGGTGCACGCCGCCGCCGGTGGCGTCGGCATGGCGGCGGTGCAACTGGCCCAGCACTTCGGCGCCGAGGTGTTCGCCACGGCGAGCACGCCCAAGCGGGATGCGGTGCGCGCCTTGGGGATTGCCGATGAGCGGATCTTCTCGTCGCGAGACCTGGACTTTCGTGATGCCGTGCTGCGGGCGACCGACGGCGCCGGTGTCGACGTGATACTCAACTCGCTGGCAGGCCGATTCGTCGATGCCACCCTGGAACTGCTGCCCCGGGGCGGCCGGTTCATCGAGATGGGCAAGACCGATATCCGCGATCCGGAGGTGGTCGCCCGCGACCATGCCGACGTGCGGTACCGGTCCTACGACCTGATCGAGGCGGGTCCGGAGCGGATCCAGCGGATGCTGACCGAGATAGTCGGGTTGTTCGAACAGGGCGTGCTCACGCCGTCGCCGATCCAGGCCTGGGACGTGCGACGCGGCCACGAGGCGTTCCGCTACCTGCGTGAGGGCCGCAACGTCGGCAAGGTGGTGCTGACCGTTCCCGCGCCACCGGATCCGGCCGGAACCGTCCTGATCACCGGCGGCACCGGAGGTTTGGGCGCACTGTTCGCCAAGCATCTGGTCGCCCGTCACGGTGCTCGGGAGTTGCTGCTGGTCAGTCGTCGCGGTGCGGCGGCCGAGGGGGTCGACGAGTTGGTCACCGAACTCGCGGAACTCGGCGCGAGGGTGCGGGTGGAAGCCTGCGACGTCTCCGATCGAGATCAGCTCGCCGCACTGCTGCGATCGGTGACGCGGCCGCTGACCGCGGTGATCCACACCGCGGGCGTGCTCGACGACAGCCTGGTCGAGTCGATGACCCCCGCCCAGCTCGAACGAGTGCTGCGCCCGAAACTCGATGCGGCACTGCACTTGCACGAGCTCACCGCGGAGCTGGACCTCTCGGCGTTCGTGCTGTTCTCCTCGGCCGCCGCGCTGCTCGGCAACCCGGGTCAGGCCAACTATGCCGCGGCCAACTCCGCCGTCGACGCGCTCGCGGAACGCAGGCAGGCCGCGGGCCTGCCCGCCCTCTCGCTGGCCTGGGGCCTGTGGGCCGACGCCACCGGGATGACGGGCGAGCTCACCGAGGCGGATCTGGCGCGCATGGAGCGCACCGGTGTCGGTGCGCTGCCGGCCGAACTCGGACTCGAGCTGTTCGACCGATCGGTCGGCACCGAGGCGGCCCTGCTGGCCCCGGTCCGGCTGGATCCGGCCGCGCTGCGGTCGCAGGCACGGTCCGGGTTGTTACCCGCGCTGCTGCGCGGGTTGGTGCGTGACCGGCCTCGGCGCACGCAGTCCGGTGGCGGGTCGCTGGCGCAGCGGCTGGCTGGAGTTGCGGCGGACGATCGCGAGCAGGTCGTGCTCGAGATCGTGCAGACGCAGGTCGCGGCCGTGCTCGGGCACGCATCCGGATCGGCGATCGATGCCGAGCGCGCGTTCAAGAACCTCGGGTTCGACTCACTGGCCGCGGTCGAACTGCGCAACCGTCTCACCCAGGCCACGGGTACCCGGTTGCCTGCGACCTTGATCTTCGACTACCCGACTCCGACGGCGGTGGCGCGGCTCTTGCTCGCCGAGCACGGCGGTGGTGTCGCGGAACCCGTTTCTTCGCCGCTCGACGACGCACTGCGGCACCTGGAGACCGCGCTGGGCGCGGTGGCGAGCGACGAACAGCAGTTGGTCGAGCTCGAGCCCCGGCTGCGCGTGCTGGGTAATCGGCTGCGCTCGCTGCTGAACGGGACCAACGGTTATGGCATCGACACCGACGACGATGCCGACGATCTCGACGTGGCGTCGGACAACGAGATGTACGCATTGATCGACAGGGAGCTCGGATCGGCATGA